Genomic window (Hydrogenimonas cancrithermarum):
GGTGTCGTTCTCTTTACCAAATATCTCGTACCGTTCGAAGTAGCGGCGGTGATGCTGTTGGTCGCGATGATCGCCGGAATCATCCTGGCAGGCAAAAAGATGGATGAGAGCCTTACGCTCAAAATCGAAGACGAATTTCAAGAAAAGGGTGCCAAATGATTACACTCAGTCACTACCTGATCCTTTCGGCCATACTCTTTTGTATCGGTTTGATCGGTGTCTACCGCAGAAAGAATCTGCTGTTGCTGCTCTTTTCGACGGAAATTCTGCTTAACGCGGTCAACATCGGGTTTGCAGCGATCTCAAAGTTTTACGGCGACCTGACCGGTCAGATGTTCGCTTTCTTCATCGTCGCCGTCGCGGCGAGTGAAGTAGCTGTCGGTCTGGGTCTGATGATAGTCTGGTACAAGCGCCGCGGTACGCTTGATCTCGATTCTATGCAGTCGATGCACGGGTAAAGGAAGCACATGGAAACATATCTTTATATTGCACTGTTTGCTCCGCTTGTCGGATCACTCTTTGCAGCAATTTTCGCTGACAAGCCGAAAACTCTCGTTACAGGGATCGCGACATCGACACTGCTGTTTGTTTCGTGGATCAGCTCCGTTGTACTGTTGATGCATGTCGTGCACGGCGAAGTCGTACACGTCAAGATGATGGATTGGATCCACGCGGGTGGACTCTATATTCCGTTCGGATTTGTGGTTGACCAGGTTACCGCGACGATGATGTTCGTCGTCACGACCGTTTCGACTGTCGTCCATGTCTATTCGATCGGTTATATGGACCATGATCGTTCGTTCAACCGATTCTTCGCGTGGCTTTCCGCTTTCGTCTTTTCGATGATGGTTCTGGTCATGAGCGACAACTTCGCGGGTCTGTTTATCGGATGGGAAGGCGTCGGCCTCTGCTCCTGGGCATTGATTGGATTCTGGTACGA
Coding sequences:
- the nuoK gene encoding NADH-quinone oxidoreductase subunit NuoK, with amino-acid sequence MITLSHYLILSAILFCIGLIGVYRRKNLLLLLFSTEILLNAVNIGFAAISKFYGDLTGQMFAFFIVAVAASEVAVGLGLMIVWYKRRGTLDLDSMQSMHG